Proteins encoded within one genomic window of Panicum virgatum strain AP13 chromosome 1N, P.virgatum_v5, whole genome shotgun sequence:
- the LOC120657419 gene encoding uncharacterized protein LOC120657419 isoform X2 — protein MPASSRFHTSATCSLASASSRSPPRRRRHAASLMGQSPSAPPGRSGNRSRSSSRWQQPGLGLDLGFLLGRKPRPGDERPDLANWMRCFLSQHLPPPTAEAEAEAEGKAAGSCEEEEVGGEGADHLVVMVNGLYGSSADWKFAAEQFVNRLPGKVFVHRSQSNHSKLTYDGVDLMGERLAEELPFLFGVPLFERTVAGTAHFIVGRTGKHLFLTDRDDGKPPLLVRMVEDCDDGKFMSALRSFKRRVAYANVTYDHIVGWRTSSIRREHELPKLKLSANDEKYPHVINIDKGNSEDRQKEETVEASLPDSLEERMIRGLTQVSWERVDVCFHKSWLRYNAHNNIQVRIHPVNSDGEDVIYHMIDNFLV, from the exons ATGCCCGCGTCTTCCAGATTCCACACCTCCGCCACGTGCTccctcgcctccgcctcctcccgttcccctcctcggcgccgccgccacgccgcctccCTCATGGGCCAGTCGCCGAGCGCACCCCCGGGGCGCAGCGGCAACCGGAGCCGGAGCAGCTCGCGGTGGCAGCAGCCCGGGCTCGGGCTCGACCTTGGGTTCCTGCTCGGCCGCAAGCCTCGGCCTGGGGACGAGAGGCCGGACCTCGCGAACTGGATGAGGTGCTTCCTGTCGCAGCATCTACCGCCCCCgaccgcggaggcggaggctgaggccGAGGGGAAGGCCGCCGGGAGCTGCGAGGAAGAAGAGGTCGGTGGCGAGGGGGCAGACCACCTCGTCGTCATGGTAAACGGGCTGTACGGGAG TTCGGCGGACTGGAAGTTTGCAGCGGAGCAGTTCGTGAACAGGTTGCCGGGGAAAGTCTTTGTGCATC GTAGTCAGAGCAATCATTCAAAATTAACATATGATGGAGTTGATTTGATGGGTGAAAGGCTAGCTGAGGAG CTTCCCTTTCTTTTCGGCGTCCCACTTTTCGAGAGAACTGTTGCCGGAACTGCACATTTTATAGTGGGAAGAACTGGTAAACATTTATTCCTTACAGATAGGGATGATGGGAAGCCTCCGCTTCTAGTTCGGATGGTTGAAGACTGTGATGATGGGAAATTCAT GTCTGCTTTGCGCTCTTTTAAGCGTCGGGTTGCCTATGCTAATGTAACATATGATC ATATAGTTGGTTGGAGAACATCGTCAATTCGGCGTGAGCATGAATTGCCAAAA CTTAAGTTATCAGCAAACGATGAAAAGTATCCTCATGTTATTAATATTGACAAAGGAAATTCAGAGGATCGTCAAAAAGAGGAGACCGTTGAAGCTTCGCTGCCAGATAGCTTAGAAG agaggatgatccgAGGCCTTACACAAGTGAGCTGGGAACGTGTGGATGTATGCTTTCATAAGAGCTGGCTAAGATACAACGCCCATAATAACATCCAG GTTAGGATTCATCCAGTTAATTCGGATGGAGAAGATGTCATATACCATATGATAGACAATTTTCTAGTCTAG
- the LOC120657417 gene encoding uncharacterized protein LOC120657417, which produces MPASSRFHTSATCSLASASSRSPPRRRRHAASLMGQSPSAPPGRSGNRSRSSSRWQQPGLGLDLGFLLGRKPRPGDERPDLANWMRCFLSQHLPPPTAEAEAEAEGKAAGSCEEEEVGGEGADHLVVMVNGLYGSSADWKFAAEQFVNRLPGKVFVHRSQSNHSKLTYDGVDLMGERLAEEVRQVVQRRRNLRKISFVAHSLGGLVTRCAIGKLYEPTTNETFSLDTDKLNDEQKIPGAGKIAGLEPINFITSATPHLGSRWNKQLPFLFGVPLFERTVAGTAHFIVGRTGKHLFLTDRDDGKPPLLVRMVEDCDDGKFMY; this is translated from the exons ATGCCCGCGTCTTCCAGATTCCACACCTCCGCCACGTGCTccctcgcctccgcctcctcccgttcccctcctcggcgccgccgccacgccgcctccCTCATGGGCCAGTCGCCGAGCGCACCCCCGGGGCGCAGCGGCAACCGGAGCCGGAGCAGCTCGCGGTGGCAGCAGCCCGGGCTCGGGCTCGACCTTGGGTTCCTGCTCGGCCGCAAGCCTCGGCCTGGGGACGAGAGGCCGGACCTCGCGAACTGGATGAGGTGCTTCCTGTCGCAGCATCTACCGCCCCCgaccgcggaggcggaggctgaggccGAGGGGAAGGCCGCCGGGAGCTGCGAGGAAGAAGAGGTCGGTGGCGAGGGGGCAGACCACCTCGTCGTCATGGTAAACGGGCTGTACGGGAG TTCGGCGGACTGGAAGTTTGCAGCGGAGCAGTTCGTGAACAGGTTGCCGGGGAAAGTCTTTGTGCATC GTAGTCAGAGCAATCATTCAAAATTAACATATGATGGAGTTGATTTGATGGGTGAAAGGCTAGCTGAGGAG GTTCGACAAGTTGTTCAGAGAAGAAGAAACTTGAGGAAGATATCTTTTGTTGCTCATTCCCTTGGTGGTTTAGTAACAAGATGTGCAATCGGAAAACTTTATGAACCCACGACCAATGAAACCTTTTCTCTTGATACTGATAAGCTTAATGATGAACAAAAAATACCTGGTGCTGGTAAAATAGCTGGTTTAGAACCAATAAATTTTATCACGTCTGCTACGCCACACTTGGGCTCAAGATGGAATAAACAA CTTCCCTTTCTTTTCGGCGTCCCACTTTTCGAGAGAACTGTTGCCGGAACTGCACATTTTATAGTGGGAAGAACTGGTAAACATTTATTCCTTACAGATAGGGATGATGGGAAGCCTCCGCTTCTAGTTCGGATGGTTGAAGACTGTGATGATGGGAAATTCATGTATTGA
- the LOC120654258 gene encoding pathogenesis-related protein PRB1-3-like, translated as MECTSRTSRLSCCLLLVGVVLLASSPGSAAAPRRLLQTCLGQDFDVPHEHLRAKNNVRPLKYTQELSDRAAAWAAQFKDNCAAAAPAPGINVFLGNAGTTWLPSDAVAAWAEEEQHFDYGSNTCADGKGCGRYTQMVWRGSKEFGCATVDCASGETLMACHYEPQGNIMGQRPF; from the coding sequence ATGGAGTGCACCTCAAGAACCAGCAGGCTCTCGTGCTGCCTCCTCCTGGTCGGCGTCGTCCTGCTGGCCTCCTCCCCGggctcggcggccgcgccgcgccggctgcTGCAGACCTGCCTAGGGCAGGACTTCGACGTGCCCCACGAGCACCTCCGCGCCAAGAATAACGTGCGGCCGCTCAAGTACACGCAGGAGCTCTCCgaccgggcggcggcgtgggccgCCCAGTTCAAGGAcaactgcgccgccgccgcgcccgcgccgggcATCAACGTGTTCCTGGGCAACGCGGGCACCACCTGGCTGCCCAGCGACGCTGTCGCCGCGTGGGCCGAGGAGGAGCAGCACTTCGACTACGGCTCCAACACCTGCGCCGACGGCAAGGGCTGCGGCCGCTACACGCAGATGGTGTGGCGGGGAAGCAAGGAGTTCGGCTGCGCCACCGTCGACTGCGCCTCCGGGGAGACGCTCATGGCGTGCCACTACGAGCCGCAGGGCAACATCATGGGCCAGAGGCCCTTCTGA
- the LOC120657418 gene encoding U-box domain-containing protein 35-like → MGKYSDGKDGETGGSYPLVAVCIDKDKNSQNALKYATETLAHKGQTIVLVHVNTKGTSGGVEDAAGYKQPTDPQMKDLFLPFRCFCTRKDIQCKDVVLDDHDVAKSIVEFAAHAAIEKLVVGATARGGFVRFKAEISSTISKTAPDFCTVYVVTKGGKVNSVRQAIRQAPAVSPLRTMIQGPKPEQQVHAAAQKWTPPPPSRGDVAATPMMQDNPIMSPFARSTGLGAGSARKPFPEFSLPESSDISFIGSAPRRSTERYPPRLSSGSEGLDQHSFEARTPGRWGDSFGNDSTAAHSQTSTSSWCSQPTDDMEAEMKRLRLELKQTMDMYSTACKEALSAKQKAMELQRWKVEEEQRSHETRLTEESAMALIEQEKAKARAAIEAAEAAQRLADLEAQKRIGAEMKALKEAEERLRSMGAGGGARESVRYRKYTIEEIELGTDHFNEARKVGEGGYGPVYKGHLDHTPVAIKVLRPDAAQGRSQFQQEVEVLSCIRHPNMVLLLGACPEYGCLVYEYMANGSLDDRLFRRGGGPVIPWQHRFRIAAEIATGLLFLHQAKPEPLVHRDLKPGNILLDRNYVSKISDVGLARLVPPSVADSVTQCHMTSAAGTFCYIDPEYQQTGMLGVKSDVYSLGVMLLQIVTARSPMGLTHHVGRALERGTFADLLDPAVPDWPMEEAHRFAEISLRCCELRRKDRPDLATVVLPELNRLRALGEDNMEYCNPMSGRGGMHSSSASHSRPYSNPRHDGVSDPSIGRPNQHHSSNGSQAAMPTRRLNYN, encoded by the exons ATGGGCAAGTACAGCGACGGGAAGGACGGCGAGACCGGCGGCAGCTACCCGCTGGTGGCGGTGTGCATCGACAAGGACAAGAACAGCCAGAACGCGCTCAAGTACGCCACCGAGACGCTCGCCCACAAGGGCCAGACCATCGTTCTCGTCCATGTCAACACCAAGGGTACCTCAG GAGGGGTGGAGGACGCCGCCGGGTACAAGCAGCCGACGGACCCGCAGATGAAGGACCTCTTCCTCCCGTTCCGCTGCTTCTGCACCCGGAAAGAC ATCCAGTGCAAGGACGTGGTGCTGGACGACCACGACGTGGCCAAGTCGATCGTCGAgttcgccgcgcacgccgccatcGAGAAGCTCGTCGTCGGCGCCACCGCCAGGGGCGGCTTCGTCAG GTTCAAGGCGGAAATCTCCAGCACCATCTCCAAGACGGCGCCGGACTTCTGCACCGTGTACGTCGTCACCAAGGGCGGCAAGGTGAACTCGGTCCGGCAGGCCATCCGCCAGGCGCCGGCCGTGTCGCCGCTGCGCACCATGATCCAGGGCCCCAAGCCCGAACAGCAGGTGCACGCGGCCGCGCAGAAatggacgccgccgcctccatcgagAG GTGATGTTGCCGCGACACCGATGATGCAAGACAATCCCATCAT GTCGCCGTTCGCGAGGTCGACAGGGCTGGGCGCGGGGTCGGCGCGGAAGCCGTTCCCGGAGTTCTCGCTGCCGGAGTCGTCGGACATATCGTTCATCGGCTCGGCCCCCCGCCGGAGCACGGAGCGGTACCCGCCGCGGTTGTCGAGCGGGTCGGAGGGCCTCGACCAGCACAGCTTCGAGGCGCGCACGCCCGGCCGGTGGGGCGACTCCTTCGGCAACGACAGCACGGCAGCGCATTCCCAAACCAGCACCTCCTCGTGGTGCTCCCAGCCCACG GACGACATGGAGGCGGAGATGAAGCGGCTGCGGCTGGAGCTGAAGCAGACCATGGACATGTACAGCACGGCGTGCAAGGAGGCGCTGAGCGCGAAGCAGAAGGCGATGGAGCTGCAGCGctggaaggtggaggaggagcagcggtCGCACGAGACGCGGCTGACGGAGGAGTCGGCCATGGCGCTGATCGAGCAGGAGAAGGCCAAGGCGAGGGCGGCCATCGAGGCGGCCGAGGCGGCGCAGCGGCTGGCGGACCTGGAGGCGCAGAAGCGGATCGGCGCGGAGATGAAGGCGCtcaaggaggcggaggagcggctGCGTTccatgggcgccggcggcggggcgcgcgagTCCGTCCGGTACCGCAAGTACACCATCGAGGAGATCGAGCTGGGCACCGACCACTTCAACGAGGCCCGCAAGGTGGGCGAGGGCGGGTACGGCCCCGTGTACAAGGGCCACCTGGACCACACGCCGGTGGCCATCAAGGTGCTCCGGCCGGACGCGGCGCAGGGGCGGTCGCAGTTCCAGCAGGAGGTGGAGGTGCTGAGCTGCATCCGGCACCCCAACATGGTGCTCCTCCTGGGCGCCTGCCCCGAGTACGGGTGCCTGGTGTACGAGTACATGGCCAACGGCAGCCTGGACGACCGCCTgttccggcgcggcggcggcccggtgaTCCCGTGGCAGCACCGGTTCCGCATCGCGGCGGAGATCGCGACGGGCCTGCTGTTCCTGCACCAGGCCAAGCCGGAGCCGCTGGTGCACCGCGACCTCAAGCCCGGCAACATCCTCCTGGACCGCAACTACGTGAGCAAGATCAGCGACGTCGGGCTGGCGCGCCTGGTGCCGCCGTCCGTGGCCGACTCCGTGACGCAGTGCCACATGACCTCCGCCGCGGGCACCTTCTGCTACATCGACCCGGAGTACCAGCAGACGGGGATGCTGGGCGTCAAGTCGGACGTCTACTCGCTGGGCGTGATGCTGCTGCAGATCGTGACGGCGCGGTCGCCCATGGGGCTGACGCACCACGTCGGCCGCGCCCTGGAGCGCGGCACCTTCGCCGACCTGCTCGACCCGGCCGTCCCCGACTGGCCCATGGAGGAGGCGCACCGCTTCGCCGAGATCTCGCTCCGCTGCTGCGAGCTCCGGCGCAAGGACCGCCCCGACCTCGCCACCGTCGTGCTCCCGGAGCTCAACCGCCTCCGCGCCCTCGGCGAGGACAACATGGAGTACTGCAACCCCatgagcggccgcggcggcatgcacagctcctccgcctcccacaGCAGGCCCTACTCGAATCCGCGACAC GATGGGGTGAGCGATCCATCGATAGGGAGGCCGAACCAGCACCACAGCTCGAACGGGAGCCAGGCGGCCATGCCGACACGGAGGCTCAACTACAACTGA
- the LOC120657419 gene encoding uncharacterized protein LOC120657419 isoform X1 yields the protein MPASSRFHTSATCSLASASSRSPPRRRRHAASLMGQSPSAPPGRSGNRSRSSSRWQQPGLGLDLGFLLGRKPRPGDERPDLANWMRCFLSQHLPPPTAEAEAEAEGKAAGSCEEEEVGGEGADHLVVMVNGLYGSSADWKFAAEQFVNRLPGKVFVHRSQSNHSKLTYDGVDLMGERLAEEVRQVVQRRRNLRKISFVAHSLGGLVTRCAIGKLYEPTTNETFSLDTDKLNDEQKIPGAGKIAGLEPINFITSATPHLGSRWNKQLPFLFGVPLFERTVAGTAHFIVGRTGKHLFLTDRDDGKPPLLVRMVEDCDDGKFMSALRSFKRRVAYANVTYDHIVGWRTSSIRREHELPKLKLSANDEKYPHVINIDKGNSEDRQKEETVEASLPDSLEERMIRGLTQVSWERVDVCFHKSWLRYNAHNNIQVRIHPVNSDGEDVIYHMIDNFLV from the exons ATGCCCGCGTCTTCCAGATTCCACACCTCCGCCACGTGCTccctcgcctccgcctcctcccgttcccctcctcggcgccgccgccacgccgcctccCTCATGGGCCAGTCGCCGAGCGCACCCCCGGGGCGCAGCGGCAACCGGAGCCGGAGCAGCTCGCGGTGGCAGCAGCCCGGGCTCGGGCTCGACCTTGGGTTCCTGCTCGGCCGCAAGCCTCGGCCTGGGGACGAGAGGCCGGACCTCGCGAACTGGATGAGGTGCTTCCTGTCGCAGCATCTACCGCCCCCgaccgcggaggcggaggctgaggccGAGGGGAAGGCCGCCGGGAGCTGCGAGGAAGAAGAGGTCGGTGGCGAGGGGGCAGACCACCTCGTCGTCATGGTAAACGGGCTGTACGGGAG TTCGGCGGACTGGAAGTTTGCAGCGGAGCAGTTCGTGAACAGGTTGCCGGGGAAAGTCTTTGTGCATC GTAGTCAGAGCAATCATTCAAAATTAACATATGATGGAGTTGATTTGATGGGTGAAAGGCTAGCTGAGGAG GTTCGACAAGTTGTTCAGAGAAGAAGAAACTTGAGGAAGATATCTTTTGTTGCTCATTCCCTTGGTGGTTTAGTAACAAGATGTGCAATCGGAAAACTTTATGAACCCACGACCAATGAAACCTTTTCTCTTGATACTGATAAGCTTAATGATGAACAAAAAATACCTGGTGCTGGTAAAATAGCTGGTTTAGAACCAATAAATTTTATCACGTCTGCTACGCCACACTTGGGCTCAAGATGGAATAAACAA CTTCCCTTTCTTTTCGGCGTCCCACTTTTCGAGAGAACTGTTGCCGGAACTGCACATTTTATAGTGGGAAGAACTGGTAAACATTTATTCCTTACAGATAGGGATGATGGGAAGCCTCCGCTTCTAGTTCGGATGGTTGAAGACTGTGATGATGGGAAATTCAT GTCTGCTTTGCGCTCTTTTAAGCGTCGGGTTGCCTATGCTAATGTAACATATGATC ATATAGTTGGTTGGAGAACATCGTCAATTCGGCGTGAGCATGAATTGCCAAAA CTTAAGTTATCAGCAAACGATGAAAAGTATCCTCATGTTATTAATATTGACAAAGGAAATTCAGAGGATCGTCAAAAAGAGGAGACCGTTGAAGCTTCGCTGCCAGATAGCTTAGAAG agaggatgatccgAGGCCTTACACAAGTGAGCTGGGAACGTGTGGATGTATGCTTTCATAAGAGCTGGCTAAGATACAACGCCCATAATAACATCCAG GTTAGGATTCATCCAGTTAATTCGGATGGAGAAGATGTCATATACCATATGATAGACAATTTTCTAGTCTAG
- the LOC120657412 gene encoding pathogenesis-related protein PR-1-like: MCHNHYRTWLMSPQQHLPPRSLHVFIWSARPRATGGSGSAIYSSASPPMAMSSSSSSSCLRGQLAAGIALLVLLAGNADAYPGGGGDLRYQFLSQQNAARASIGLAPLVWDERVAAYARWYAQSRRGDCALVHSSGPYGENLFWGSGTGWAPAQAVGAWLSERPRYDYWSNSCYGGMCGHYTQIMWRNTRRVGCAMVTCYNGRGTFITCNYDPPGNYVGVRPY, from the coding sequence ATGTGTCACAATCATTATCGAACATGGCTCATGTCCCCCCAACAACATCTCCCCCCTCGATCTCTCCATGTATTTATATGGAGCGCCCGGCCGCGCGCCACTGGCGGTAGTGGCAGCGCAATCTACAGCTCAGCATCACCTCCCATGGCTATgtcgtcttcttcttcctccagttgTCTCAGAGgacagctcgccgccggcattGCGCTCCTGGTCCTCCTCGCCGGCAATGCCGACGCGtacccgggcggcggcggggacctgAGGTACCAGTTCCTGTCGCAGCAGAACGCGGCGCGGGCGTCGATTGGCCTGGCGCCGCTGGTGTGGGACGAGCGCGTGGCGGCGTACGCGCGGTGGTACGCGCAGTCCCGGCGCGGCGACTGCGCGCTGGTGCACTCGTCGGGGCCCTACGGCGAGAACCTCTTCTGGGGCAGCGGCACCGGGTGGGCGCCGGCGCAGGCCGTGGGCGCCTGGCTCTCGGAGCGTCCCCGCTACGACTACTGGAGCAACAGCTGCTACGGCGGCATGTGCGGCCACTACACGCAGATCATGTGGCGCAACACCCGCCGCGTCGGCTGCGCCATGGTCACCTGCTACAACGGCCGGGGCACCTTCATCACCTGCAACTACGACCCGCCGGGCAACTACGTCGGCGTGCGCCCGTACTGA